A single Candidatus Binatia bacterium DNA region contains:
- a CDS encoding addiction module protein, translating into MNLPAESRPRLADLLVESLDGDELGRIDRVWVAEAKRRRERSGGL; encoded by the coding sequence ATGAATCTACCGGCTGAATCGCGGCCGCGGTTAGCGGACCTTCTGGTGGAGAGCTTGGATGGGGACGAACTCGGGCGCATCGACCGGGTGTGGGTTGCCGAGGCAAAGCGCAGGCGGGAGAGATCCGGGGGACTGTAG
- a CDS encoding type II toxin-antitoxin system HicA family toxin translates to MKRRELIRRLTEMGCVLIRHGGKHDWYQNPATKVVQPIPRHTEINDPLAKHILKMLESKG, encoded by the coding sequence ATGAAACGCCGGGAGTTGATTCGGCGTTTAACCGAGATGGGGTGTGTTCTGATCCGGCACGGTGGGAAGCACGACTGGTATCAGAATCCCGCCACGAAAGTAGTCCAACCGATTCCCCGCCACACTGAGATCAATGATCCTCTCGCCAAGCACATTCTCAAGATGCTGGAAAGTAAGGGCTAA
- a CDS encoding type II toxin-antitoxin system HicB family antitoxin — MTIRYVHWQEDDMWLGYLEEFPDYWTQGVSLDDLQEHLKDLYKDLTSGVIPNVRRVAELQLG; from the coding sequence ATGACTATCCGTTACGTTCACTGGCAGGAAGACGATATGTGGCTTGGCTACCTGGAAGAATTTCCTGACTACTGGACCCAGGGAGTGAGTCTTGACGACCTGCAAGAACACTTGAAGGACCTGTACAAGGATTTGACTTCCGGGGTGATCCCGAACGTCCGTCGCGTTGCCGAGTTGCAACTAGGATGA